The Kribbella sp. NBC_00662 nucleotide sequence ACGCCGTAGAAGTCGGTGATGTCGTACCCGTCGTCGCGATCCGGACTCGGATAGAACGGCATCAGCCACAGGCACGTCACGCCCAGATCGGCCAGATGGTCGATCCGTTGGCCGACCCCACGCAAGTCACCGCAGCCGTCGCCGTCGGTGTCGAAGAACGTCTCGACATCGAGGCAGTAGACCACCGCGTTCTTCCACCAGATATCGGCCGTCTCCGTGAGTCGCATGACCGTCCGGTGCCCAGCCGGCAACCGCTCATAACTTTCCGGCCCCGGCGAGTATCGAGCTAGGCAGAGGTACTACTTCAACCCTGAGGGGCTGGTCATGTCCGGTCGATCGAGTACTGCGCGATGGGCGGCAGCCGCCGCACTCCTGCTGACCGGGGCCGTTCCCGGCGTCGCGGAGGCCGGATCCACAGTCTCTACCGCGGGAGCCTGCTCGTTGGTCGCCGGGTCGGTGACGGCCGGCGGAGACCATCCGTCGTTGCTCGTCACCGCCACCTCGCCGCCGACGGCGCGGGTGGTCCGCAGCTTCCCCGACATCTATCCCGACGGCCAGGTCCGGCTGAGCGGGACCATCGCGAACGATCCGGATATCACCGGCACCGGCGGGCTGTACTGGGGCAACGTGGTGATCGGCTCGACCAACTACGCCAGCGCCTACTACCTGACCGAGGCCGGCGAGGTCGACCGGTCGCGGGTCTACCTGACCAGGGTCGGCGGCGGCTGGGGTGACGCGACCTTCTTCGACACGACGAGGTACTGGAAGTATCCCGATCCCCCGGTCTTCACCACGCAGTACTCGCTGCGCAGCAACGGGACGATCACCCGGTGGGACGGGTCCGCCTGGGGGAACAAGCAGACCGCGACCGGCTTCGCAGCGGTCAAGACGATGGCGCTGATCAGCCAGACCGCGACGTACGACACGTTCCTCGCGAACACCCGCGGCGGCGCGCTCTACACGATCCGGATCCCGCGGACCTCGCCGCTGAAGCCGGTCGTGAAGAAGGTCCGCGACTCGACCTGGCAGGGCTTCGAGGCGCTCGTGATCGAGAAGTGCGGCGTCTACGGGACCCTCCTGCTCGGCATCGACAAGGACACCCACTCCGGCTACCTGTATGCCGTTGGTCACGCCAACGGCACCGCTACCGTCATCAAGGGACTCGGCAGGGTGCCGTCGACGTTCGCCGACCCCGTCCACTTCCGTCACGTCCTCCGCCCGGGCGACGCGCAGATGCTCTTCGGCGAGTGACTCAGGACGGCCAGGTCGCCTCGGTTACCTGGCCTCCGATTACTTCGACGCTGAGGCGGGCCGGACCGTCCGGGATGACGTGCAGGTCGTAGCGACCTTCCGGTACGTCGAAGAAGACGGCGGAGTAGGTCGTTGCACCGTCCGGTGTCGGACGCGGAACCACCGCGATATGAGGAAAGTGAGTGTGTCCGGAGTGGTGTCCGCCGGTCGGCCGGCGTTCGATCTCCGCATCCTCCAGGTCCGCAGGGAGGGTGAGGACGATCGCCCCGACCCCGTCGCCGATGTCGAGCAGCACCGAGGAGCCCTTGCCGGCGTGCGGATTCTCTTCGGCGTTGGTCAGCGGCCTGGTCATGACACCGCGGGCATGCCGGGCTTGGAGGAGTACCCTCCGGCCGGAGTGCCGAGGTAGGGGAACCAGCTGAGGTAGTCGGAGTTCGTGTTCGACGTACCGTCCTTGATCGCGCCGGCGGCGTCGTCCGGCTTGAAGGCAGGGTCGACGAGCGGGATCGTGAGACCGGCCACGGCGCGCAGTTCGACGGTGACGACATCGTCGAAGACCCGCCGCCCGTTGGGGAACCCGGCCGCGTCGCCGGCGACCAGGCCGAGCGGGTTCGGCGACTTGGCCGGCGGTACGGCGACGTTCAGCCGCAGCATGTCGGCCTGCACCGGGCCGGTGTAGTTCTGGAAGCCGGGCACCACGCCCTTCGGGATCCCTGTCAACAGGATCGCGGCCAGGTCCGCGCGCGGTTTCTTGTACGCCGCGAGCCGCGGGAACACCCCGGGGTACAGCACCGGGAGCAGCCCGGCGAGCTCCGGTTGCGTGACGTACTTCGCGAACCGCTTGTCCTCGAACGGTGACAGGCTGTTCCACTTGTCCTTCTCGGCCATCGGCACGATGACCTCGTTGAACAGCGGGTTGCCCAGCCGCGACACCTGCCTGTAGGGACCGTGCCAGACCGGGATGCCGCCGTCCAGGATCTTGGACTGCTGCCGACTGGCACTCGCATAGACACCGATCACGGACTTCGCGTCCAGGACGTCCTTGGGCTTCCGGCCGTCGCGGGTGAGATCGCTGATCGGGACCTGCAGCGCGATCGTGTGCACGTTCGAGCCCTGCAGCCCGTTCACGCCCATCGCGGCGGCCGACGGGATCAGGTGCGCCATCTGGAACGGCCGCAACGTGCCGAGATCGAAGATGCTGCCCAGATCGGCGAAGAACCCGTCCGCGCGCTGACCCGCGAACACCTTGCGGTTCGTGCCGATCGTGTGGATCGCCTGGCGCGCGAGCTTGGCGTAGTTCGGCGTACTGCGGATGCCGACGTTGACCGGCGGCGCCGCCAGGTTGCGGGCCAGGATCCGCGAGCGGCCGTGCTCGACGCGCGTGACCGAGTAGAACTGCGGGCGGTTCCAGTTCGGGTCCTTGATCGAGGCGATCGGACCGGTGTTGTACAGGAACGTCTTCTGGTTCCGGATCTCGGCGTGGAAACGGAACTGGTAGCTGATGTCCGCCTTGCCGGTCCCGCTGTTGGAGATGTGCAGCTGGTACAGCACGTCGTCACCGAACTCGTAGAAGTTCGGACCGCCGTACGGGTTCTGGAACGGGATGAAGTTGGCGATGATCGTGACGGTGTCCGGTTTGTCCGGCGACACGAACGCGTAGACATCGGTGTTGTCCGCGACCGGGTCCTTCGAGATCTCCGGCGCTTCGCGATGCGAAGACATGGCTTTCCCCTCCTCAGGCCGTCGTCACGCCGGCGAGGCGTGCGGCCAGTTCACGATCGGTGACCAGGACCTCGCGCTCGCCGACCATGATCGCCAGCCGGCCGCTCTTCACGTCCTTGACATGCACCACGAACGATTCGGCGCCGGTCAGGTCCTCGGCCGCGAGCTGCGGCCCTGAGTCCCCTGCTGCTCCGGCTTCGTCGCTGAAGATCTTCGGTACTGCGACGGCGCCGACGGCCGCCGCCGTACCCGCCCCCGCGAAAACCAGAAATCCGCGACGTGTTGCGTCACTCATGACTGCCCCTTTCTTGTCCGTACGGCGGCGTCGAGCGCAACCGCGGTCGACCGGGATTCGCGGCTGTCCGACGCGCGGATGGGTAGCGGGGAGAACTTCCGCGGGAGAGCCATCCGGGCGGGGCTTGGGAACGAAGAGTGGATGTCCCGTCAATCACCGAGTTTGGAGTGTTC carries:
- a CDS encoding DUF4331 domain-containing protein — its product is MSSHREAPEISKDPVADNTDVYAFVSPDKPDTVTIIANFIPFQNPYGGPNFYEFGDDVLYQLHISNSGTGKADISYQFRFHAEIRNQKTFLYNTGPIASIKDPNWNRPQFYSVTRVEHGRSRILARNLAAPPVNVGIRSTPNYAKLARQAIHTIGTNRKVFAGQRADGFFADLGSIFDLGTLRPFQMAHLIPSAAAMGVNGLQGSNVHTIALQVPISDLTRDGRKPKDVLDAKSVIGVYASASRQQSKILDGGIPVWHGPYRQVSRLGNPLFNEVIVPMAEKDKWNSLSPFEDKRFAKYVTQPELAGLLPVLYPGVFPRLAAYKKPRADLAAILLTGIPKGVVPGFQNYTGPVQADMLRLNVAVPPAKSPNPLGLVAGDAAGFPNGRRVFDDVVTVELRAVAGLTIPLVDPAFKPDDAAGAIKDGTSNTNSDYLSWFPYLGTPAGGYSSKPGMPAVS
- a CDS encoding twin-arginine translocation signal domain-containing protein codes for the protein MSDATRRGFLVFAGAGTAAAVGAVAVPKIFSDEAGAAGDSGPQLAAEDLTGAESFVVHVKDVKSGRLAIMVGEREVLVTDRELAARLAGVTTA